In a single window of the Vitis vinifera cultivar Pinot Noir 40024 chromosome 6, ASM3070453v1 genome:
- the LOC100263678 gene encoding S-adenosylmethionine synthase 1: MTVMDTFLFTSESVNEGHPDKLCDQVSDAILDACLEQDPESKVACETCTKTNMVMVFGEITTKAKVNYEKIVRDTCRGIGFVSADVGLDADNCKVLVNIEQQSPDIAQGVHGHLTKKPEEIGAGDQGHMFGYATDETPELMPLTHVLATKLGAKLTEVRKNGTCPWLRPDGKTQVTVEYRNEGGAMVPIRVHTVLVSTQHDETVTNEQIAKDLKEHVIKPVIPPQYLDDQTIFHLNPSGRFVIGGPHGDAGLTGRKIIIDTYGGWGAHGGGAFSGKDPTKVDRSGAYIVRQAAKSVVASGLARRCIVQVSYAIGVPEPLSVFVDTYKTGKIPDKDILALIKKNFDFRPGMISINLDLKRGGNFRFQKTAAYGHFGRDDPDFSWETVKQLKPEKA; this comes from the exons ATGACAG TGATGGATACTTTTCTCTTCACCTCCGAGTCTGTCAATGAAGGTCACCCTGACAAGCTCTGCGATCAAGTCTCTGATGCCATCTTAGATGCTTGCCTGGAACAAGACCCTGAAAGTAAAGTCGCTTGTGAGACATGTACCAAGACAAATATGGTTATGGTCTTTGGTGAGATCACCACCAAGGCCAAAGTGAACTACGAGAAGATTGTCCGTGATACCTGCAGAGGCATTGGATTTGTATCAGCTGATGTGGGCCTCGATGCTGATAATTGCAAAGTCCTTGTCAATATTGAACAACAGAGCCCTGACATTGCCCAGGGTGTTCACGGGCACCTCACCAAAAAGCCTGAGGAGATCGGAGCTGGTGACCAAGGCCACATGTTCGGATATGCCACAGATGAAACCCCTGAGCTGATGCCACTCACCCATGTCCTTGCTACCAAGCTTGGAGCCAAACTCACTGAAGTGAGAAAGAATGGGACATGCCCCTGGCTGAGGCCTGATGGCAAGACCCAAGTGACTGTTGAATACCGGAACGAGGGTGGAGCCATGGTCCCAATCAGAGTCCACACTGTCCTCGTCTCAACTCAACATGATGAAACTGTTACAAATGAGCAGATAGCCAAGGACCTAAAGGAGCATGTGATCAAGCCAGTCATTCCACCTCAGTACCTGGATGACCAGACCATCTTCCACCTCAACCCGTCAGGGCGTTTTGTCATTGGTGGGCCTCATGGGGACGCAGGGCTTACAGGAAGGAAGATAATCATTGACACTTACGGCGGCTGGGGTGCTCATGGTGGTGGTGCATTCTCCGGCAAGGATCCCACGAAGGTGGATCGCAGTGGTGCATATATTGTCAGGCAGGCCGCAAAGAGTGTGGTGGCTTCAGGGCTTGCCCGCCGCTGCATTGTACAGGTTTCTTATGCCATTGGTGTTCCAGAACCTTTGTCTGTGTTTGTGGACACTTACAAAACAGGGAAGATCCCTGACAAGGATATACTGGCTCTCATCAAGAAGAACTTCGACTTCAGGCCAGGGATGATTTCAATCAACCTTGATCTGAAGAGAGGAGGCAACTTCAGGTTCCAGAAGACTGCTGCGTATGGGCATTTCGGCCGTGACGACCCAGATTTCTCTTGGGAGACTGTCAAGCAGCTCAAGCCTGAGAAGGCCTAA
- the LOC100241419 gene encoding uncharacterized protein LOC100241419, producing the protein MEDDKPWTLMCGLVAMDHTNFCYRVCSACERTLPDTATTNSTPSLCNVCNFNSSKPPSKRLFRVLVSIASDTKVFVVICFDRAARVLFGCSADEFFDFVKLHPFAAVTAGKVLEGEMFRMTLSKPKNGNAQHLRVVSVVPLRSGFQPAIETLRELYGVKRGGP; encoded by the exons ATGGAAGACGATAAACCCTGGACATTGATGTGCGGTTTGGTGGCAATGGACCACACCAACTTTTGCTATAGGGTCTGCTCTGCATGCGAGAGGACTCTTCCTGACACTGCCACCACCAATTCCACGCCTTCTCTCTGCAATGTCTGCAATTTCAACTCTTCCAAACCCCCTTCTAAACGCCTCTTCCGTGTTCTT gTGTCTATAGCGTCAGATACAAAGGTGTTTGTGGTGATATGCTTTGATAGGGCAGCCAGGGTGTTGTTTGGGTGCTCTGCTGATGAGTTTTTTGATTTTGTCAAGCTTCATCCTTTTGCAG CTGTGACTGCTGGTAAAGTACTAGAAGGAGAGATGTTCAGAATGACACTATCCAAACCAAAGAATGGTAATGCACAGCATCTGCGAGTCGTATCTGTTGTCCCTTTGCGCTCTGGTTTTCAGCCAGCAATTGAGACTTTGAGGGAATTGTATGGAGTGAAAAGGGGTGGTCCTTAA
- the LOC100246535 gene encoding serine carboxypeptidase-like has product MASTFSLHFLSLLLVLISSQFSAARVDKTHLRMSSALNSPKMQAERLIRSLNLSPKKAVNLDVSHGEAVAPRMIEKSLEFPFLDGSSGTSIQDLGHHAGYFRLAHSIDARMFYFFFESRHSKKDPVVVWLTGGPGCGSEVALFYENGPFHVRDNLTLSWNQYGWDQVSNILFVDQPTGTGFSYSSDEGDIRHNEEAVSNDLYDFMQAFFAKHPEFVKNDFYITGESYAGHYIPAFAARVQKGNKANEGVHINLKGFAIGNGLTDPSIQYKAYTDYALNMKIIGKSDYDSINELIPECEESAKSCGPDGGDACETAYTNCNFIFNSILNVAGNINYYDIRKQCEGSLCYDFSNLESFMGLKSVKKALGVGDVEFVSCSTVVYDAMQRDWMRDMEVGIPALLEDGIKMLIYAGEYDLICNWLGNSNWVHAMKWSGQKDFEASPTVPYLVDGKEAGQLKNHGPLAFLKVHNAGHMVPMDQPKAALQMLKTWTQGKLAPIETKDD; this is encoded by the exons ATGGCGTCAACTTTCTCTctccactttctctctcttctccttGTTCTCATCTCTTCACAATTCTCAGCTGCAAGAGTGGACAAGACCCATCTTCGCATGTCTTCAGCTTTGAATTCTCCAAAAATGCAAGCAGAAAGGCTCATAAGAAGCCTCAACTTGTCACCTAAAAAGGCTGTAAACCTGGATGTTAGTCATGGAGAAGCTGTGGCTCCCAGGATGATTGAAAAGAGTCTTGAGTTCCCTTTTCTTGATGGGTCTTCTGGGACTTCCATTCAGGACCTTGGGCACCATGCTGGCTACTTTAGGCTCGCTCATTCTATAGATGCAAG GATGTTTTACTTTTTCTTCGAATCCCGGCACAGCAAGAAGGACCCAGTTGTTGTGTGGTTGACCGGTGGCCCAGGATGTGGCAGTGAAGTAgctttattttatgaaaatggtCCTTTTCATGTAAGAGATAACTTGACTCTATCATGGAACCAGTATGGTTGGGACCAG GTATCGAACATTCTGTTTGTAGACCAGCCTACTGGAACAGGCTTCAGTTATAGTTCCGATGAGGGTGACATTCGCCACAATGAAGAGGCTGTTAGCAACGATCTATATGATTTTATGCAG GCATTTTTTGCAAAGCATCCTGAGTTCGTGAAGAATGACTTTTACATAACTGGAGAATCATACGCTGGCCACTACATTCCTGCGTTTGCTGCTCGGGTTCAGAAAGGAAACAAAGCAAACGAAGGGGTTCATATAAACCTTAAg GGATTTGCAATTGGTAATGGTCTTACTGATCCTTCAATCCAATACAAGGCATATACTGATTATGCATTGAACATGAAGATTATTGGAAAATCTGATTATGATAGTATCAACGAGTTGATTCCAGAGTGTGAAGAATCGGCAAAATCTTGTG GCCCTGACGGTGGAGACGCCTGTGAGACTGCATATACTAACTGCAATTTTATCTTCAATAGCATCCTGAATGTCGCTGGTAATATAAAT TACTATGATATCAGAAAGCAATGTGAGGGGTCCCTGTGCTATGACTTCTCAAACCTGGAGAGTTTCATGGGCTTGAAATCTGTTAAGAAGGCTCTAGGAGTAGGGGACGTGGAATTTGTTTCATGTAGCACAGTGGTATATGATGCCATGCAGAGGGACTGGATGAGGGATATGGAAGTAGGTATTCCTGCTCTCCTTGAGGATGGAATCAAGATGCTTATATATGCTGGGGAATATGATCTCATATGCAACTGGCTCG GGAATTCAAATTGGGTTCATGCCATGAAATGGTCTGGTCAGAAAGATTTTGAGGCATCTCCGACTGTTCCATATCTAGTTGATGGTAAAGAAGCGGGACAGCTAAAGAACCATGGACCTCTCGCTTTTCTCAAGGTCCACAATGCTGGTCACATGGTTCCTATGGATCAACCCAAAGCTGCACTACAGATGCTGAAGACCTGGACACAAGGAAAACTTGCGCCAATTGAAACAAAAGATGACTAG
- the LOC100251679 gene encoding serine carboxypeptidase-like isoform X1 produces the protein MASTFSLLFLSLCLLLSSQFSSARVQNSYLHVSPTLNTPKTEAERLIRSLNLSPKKAVNMGFDHGEVAPRMVEKSLNFPFLEGSSGSSVQDLGHRAGYFKLAHTVDARMFYFFFESRGSKKDPVVIWLTGGPGCSGQLALFYENGPFHITDNLTLTWNDYGWDQASNILFVDQPTGTGFSYSSSESDIRHSEEGVSNDLYDFMQAFFKKHPEFVRNDFFITGESYAGHYIPAFAARVQKGNKAKEGVHINLKGFAIGNGLTDPAIQYKAYTDYALTMKIIGKSDYDSINELIPDCEESAKSCGPAGGVACDTAYYSCNQIFQSIINVAGNINYYDIRKQCEGSLCYDFSNLENFMGLKSVKEAIGVGDMEFVSCSSEVYNAMQRDWMRDMEVGIPALLEDGIKMLIYAGEYDLICNWLGNSNWVHAMKWSGQKDFEASPTVPYLVDGKEAGQLKYHGRLAFLKVHNAGHMVPMDQPKAALQMLKTWTQGKLAPKIKDETTW, from the exons ATGGCGTCAACTTTTtctctcctctttctctctctctgccTTCTCCTCTCTTCACAATTCTCATCTGCAAGAGTGCAAAACTCCTATCTTCACGTGTCTCCGACTTTGAATACTCCAAAAACAGAAGCGGAGAGGCTCATAAGAAGCCTCAACTTGTCACCTAAAAAGGCAGTGAACATGGGTTTTGATCATGGAGAAGTGGCTCCCAGGATGGTTGAAAAGAGTCTTAACTTCCCTTTTCTTGAAGGGTCCTCTGGGTCTTCAGTTCAAGACCTTGGCCACCGTGCTGGCTACTTTAAGCTTGCTCATACGGTAGATGCGAG GATGTTCTACTTTTTCTTCGAATCTCGAGGAAGCAAGAAGGACCCAGTTGTGATATGGTTGACTGGAGGGCCAGGATGCAGCGGTCAACTAGCTTTGTTTTATGAAAATGGTCCCTTTCATATAACAGATAACTTGACTCTCACCTGGAACGACTATGGTTGGGACCAG GCATCAAACATTCTGTTTGTGGACCAGCCTACTGGAACCGGCTTCAGTTATAGTTCTAGTGAGAGTGACATTCGTCACAGTGAAGAGGGTGTTAGCAATGACCTATATGACTTTATGCAG GCATTTTTCAAAAAGCATCCTGAGTTCGTGCGGAATGACTTTTTCATAACTGGGGAATCGTATGCCGGGCACTACATTCCTGCGTTTGCTGCTCGGGTTCAGAAAGGAAACAAAGCAAAAGAAGGGGTCCATATAAACCTTAAG GGATTTGCAATTGGTAATGGTCTTACGGATCCTGCAATCCAATATAAGGCATATACTGATTATGCATTGACCATGAAGATTATTGGAAAATCTGATTATGATAGTATCAACGAGTTGATTCCAGATTGTGAAGAATCGGCGAAATCTTGTG GCCCTGCCGGTGGAGTGGCCTGCGATACTGCATACTATAGTTGTAATCAGATCTTCCAAAGCATCATCAATGTCGCTGGTAATATAAAT TACTATGATATCAGAAAGCAGTGTGAGGGGTCCCTGTGCTATGACTTCTCAAACCTGGAGAATTTCATGGGCTTGAAATCTGTGAAGGAGGCTATAGGGGTAGGGGACATGGAATTTGTTTCATGTAGCTCAGAGGTATATAATGCCATGCAGAGGGACTGGATGAGGGATATGGAAGTGGGTATTCCTGCTCTCCTTGAGGATGGAATCAAGATGCTTATATATGCTGGGGAATATGATCTCATATGCAACTGGCTCG GGAATTCAAATTGGGTTCATGCCATGAAATGGTCTGGTCAGAAAGATTTTGAGGCATCTCCGACTGTTCCATATCTAGTTGATGGTAAAGAAGCGGGACAGCTAAAGTACCATGGACGTCTCGCTTTTCTCAAGGTCCACAATGCTGGTCACATGGTTCCCATGGATCAGCCCAAAGCTGCACTACAGATGCTGAAGACCTGGACACAAGGAAAACTTGCgccaaaaataaaagatgagacTACCTGGTGA
- the LOC100251679 gene encoding serine carboxypeptidase 3 isoform X2, translating to MFYFFFESRGSKKDPVVIWLTGGPGCSGQLALFYENGPFHITDNLTLTWNDYGWDQASNILFVDQPTGTGFSYSSSESDIRHSEEGVSNDLYDFMQAFFKKHPEFVRNDFFITGESYAGHYIPAFAARVQKGNKAKEGVHINLKGFAIGNGLTDPAIQYKAYTDYALTMKIIGKSDYDSINELIPDCEESAKSCGPAGGVACDTAYYSCNQIFQSIINVAGNINYYDIRKQCEGSLCYDFSNLENFMGLKSVKEAIGVGDMEFVSCSSEVYNAMQRDWMRDMEVGIPALLEDGIKMLIYAGEYDLICNWLGNSNWVHAMKWSGQKDFEASPTVPYLVDGKEAGQLKYHGRLAFLKVHNAGHMVPMDQPKAALQMLKTWTQGKLAPKIKDETTW from the exons ATGTTCTACTTTTTCTTCGAATCTCGAGGAAGCAAGAAGGACCCAGTTGTGATATGGTTGACTGGAGGGCCAGGATGCAGCGGTCAACTAGCTTTGTTTTATGAAAATGGTCCCTTTCATATAACAGATAACTTGACTCTCACCTGGAACGACTATGGTTGGGACCAG GCATCAAACATTCTGTTTGTGGACCAGCCTACTGGAACCGGCTTCAGTTATAGTTCTAGTGAGAGTGACATTCGTCACAGTGAAGAGGGTGTTAGCAATGACCTATATGACTTTATGCAG GCATTTTTCAAAAAGCATCCTGAGTTCGTGCGGAATGACTTTTTCATAACTGGGGAATCGTATGCCGGGCACTACATTCCTGCGTTTGCTGCTCGGGTTCAGAAAGGAAACAAAGCAAAAGAAGGGGTCCATATAAACCTTAAG GGATTTGCAATTGGTAATGGTCTTACGGATCCTGCAATCCAATATAAGGCATATACTGATTATGCATTGACCATGAAGATTATTGGAAAATCTGATTATGATAGTATCAACGAGTTGATTCCAGATTGTGAAGAATCGGCGAAATCTTGTG GCCCTGCCGGTGGAGTGGCCTGCGATACTGCATACTATAGTTGTAATCAGATCTTCCAAAGCATCATCAATGTCGCTGGTAATATAAAT TACTATGATATCAGAAAGCAGTGTGAGGGGTCCCTGTGCTATGACTTCTCAAACCTGGAGAATTTCATGGGCTTGAAATCTGTGAAGGAGGCTATAGGGGTAGGGGACATGGAATTTGTTTCATGTAGCTCAGAGGTATATAATGCCATGCAGAGGGACTGGATGAGGGATATGGAAGTGGGTATTCCTGCTCTCCTTGAGGATGGAATCAAGATGCTTATATATGCTGGGGAATATGATCTCATATGCAACTGGCTCG GGAATTCAAATTGGGTTCATGCCATGAAATGGTCTGGTCAGAAAGATTTTGAGGCATCTCCGACTGTTCCATATCTAGTTGATGGTAAAGAAGCGGGACAGCTAAAGTACCATGGACGTCTCGCTTTTCTCAAGGTCCACAATGCTGGTCACATGGTTCCCATGGATCAGCCCAAAGCTGCACTACAGATGCTGAAGACCTGGACACAAGGAAAACTTGCgccaaaaataaaagatgagacTACCTGGTGA